A DNA window from Bacteroidia bacterium contains the following coding sequences:
- a CDS encoding AAA family ATPase, whose product MMHNNLYINRLVILSNEGKVAYDEKYHKGVNIIRGENSSGKSTISHFIFYVLGGAFHEWVKEARKCNCVFAETELNGATVTLKRHLTFNEQGRANDKEGIYFFWGPYEDAKKAVEGWLYFGYNSTSDKKSFSNVIFENLNIPVVKGDNNITIHQLLRLIYVDQDSPTSSLFLYEQFDTTLTRETVAELLLGVYNQELYDKKQRALEVSSELETTRTEIKVIKKFTPDPYHLIPANIKTQIEQKEKEIEEVDNEIVALSTKAKQVRYAKSTKLEFEKLNEEAIAQRKKIKELANDLSKLTLEVADTELFIDALENKKRAVSSSISTRELLGAFELDFCPECLSEIPKIDNKEICKLCKTPVQDSIGVTKARKIEQEISFQIKESKKIVEQRKRSELELKSTFDSEQIKLHQIQEKVNQALNDVSSYREEKINSLYTGRGFIDGEIIQLRTLLENAELYERLIKKQSELEQEQDALDYSIKILIQQQEKLKKDINVATEGKGIYLLNNDLKRQDEFFEAKEFHIDYRNNIAFIADKEAKYSASSSFYLKTSARYAIFFASLEIERMRFPRFILCDNMEDKGIEKERAQNFQRIIVKEAETHSENSYQVIYTTSFIPDELNNEKYCVGEFYTEQSRSLKNV is encoded by the coding sequence ATGATGCATAACAACCTTTACATAAACCGATTGGTCATCCTTTCTAATGAAGGGAAAGTCGCTTATGATGAAAAATATCATAAAGGTGTAAATATTATCCGAGGCGAGAATAGTAGCGGTAAATCGACAATAAGCCATTTTATTTTTTATGTTTTAGGGGGAGCATTTCATGAGTGGGTTAAGGAGGCTCGTAAATGTAATTGCGTTTTTGCGGAAACAGAATTAAATGGAGCTACGGTAACTTTAAAGCGCCATTTAACTTTTAATGAGCAGGGCCGTGCTAATGACAAGGAGGGCATATACTTTTTCTGGGGGCCATACGAAGACGCAAAAAAAGCGGTGGAAGGTTGGCTTTACTTTGGCTACAATAGCACCTCCGATAAAAAAAGTTTTTCAAATGTAATTTTTGAGAATCTAAATATACCCGTAGTAAAAGGAGATAACAATATTACCATACATCAGCTCCTGCGTCTTATTTACGTAGATCAGGATTCTCCAACAAGCTCTTTATTCCTATACGAACAATTCGATACCACCCTTACAAGAGAAACGGTTGCAGAATTGCTTCTGGGCGTATATAATCAGGAGTTATATGACAAAAAACAGCGTGCATTGGAAGTAAGTAGTGAACTTGAAACAACACGGACTGAAATAAAAGTTATTAAAAAGTTTACGCCCGACCCGTACCACTTGATACCTGCGAATATTAAGACTCAAATTGAGCAAAAAGAAAAAGAGATCGAGGAGGTAGATAACGAGATAGTTGCCCTATCAACCAAAGCAAAGCAGGTGCGATATGCTAAGAGTACCAAATTGGAATTCGAGAAATTAAATGAGGAAGCGATTGCACAAAGAAAAAAAATAAAGGAGCTTGCCAATGATTTAAGTAAGCTGACGCTTGAAGTTGCAGATACTGAACTTTTCATTGATGCCCTTGAGAACAAAAAGAGAGCAGTTAGTAGTTCTATCAGTACCAGGGAGCTTTTAGGGGCATTTGAGTTAGATTTTTGTCCAGAATGTCTTAGTGAAATCCCTAAAATTGATAATAAGGAGATTTGTAAGCTATGCAAAACGCCCGTCCAAGATTCGATTGGAGTGACGAAAGCCCGAAAGATTGAGCAGGAAATTTCGTTTCAGATAAAAGAATCAAAAAAGATTGTAGAGCAACGGAAACGTTCAGAGCTGGAGTTGAAAAGCACATTTGATTCTGAACAAATTAAATTACATCAGATCCAGGAAAAGGTTAATCAGGCACTAAATGACGTAAGTTCTTATAGGGAAGAGAAGATAAATAGTCTATATACGGGGCGAGGGTTTATTGATGGAGAAATTATTCAGCTCCGTACACTTTTAGAAAATGCTGAGTTATATGAAAGGCTAATCAAAAAACAGAGTGAGCTTGAGCAGGAACAAGATGCTTTGGACTACTCGATTAAGATATTAATACAGCAACAGGAAAAACTCAAGAAAGATATTAATGTTGCAACTGAAGGTAAAGGTATATATCTGTTAAATAATGATCTTAAAAGGCAGGATGAATTTTTTGAAGCTAAGGAATTTCACATTGACTACCGTAACAACATTGCTTTTATCGCAGATAAGGAGGCAAAATATTCAGCCAGCTCCAGCTTTTATTTAAAAACATCTGCCAGGTATGCGATATTCTTTGCATCCTTAGAAATTGAACGCATGAGATTCCCTCGATTTATTTTATGCGACAACATGGAAGATAAAGGAATAGAAAAAGAGCGCGCACAAAATTTCCAGCGCATCATCGTAAAAGAAGCTGAAACTCATTCCGAAAACTCATATCAGGTCATTTATACTACGTCCTTTATACCTGACGAATTGAATAATGAAAAATACTGTGTTGGAGAATTTTATACAGAGCAATCACGTAGTCTAAAGAATGTATAG
- a CDS encoding MerR family transcriptional regulator, giving the protein MEKNNNEEAKMQVPVKPYTLTELAKIYGVCNRTLKKWINEFKNEVGEKKGRFYTIPQVKVIFQNLCFPHTMDPNKDEKR; this is encoded by the coding sequence ATGGAAAAGAATAACAACGAAGAAGCAAAAATGCAGGTTCCAGTAAAGCCTTACACGCTTACGGAGCTTGCGAAAATCTACGGGGTCTGCAACAGGACATTAAAAAAGTGGATCAACGAATTTAAAAATGAAGTGGGTGAAAAGAAAGGCCGCTTTTATACCATTCCGCAGGTGAAGGTCATCTTTCAGAACCTCTGCTTTCCACATACAATGGACCCCAACAAGGATGAAAAACGGTAA
- a CDS encoding ImmA/IrrE family metallo-endopeptidase, which translates to MVATEIQINPKMVVLARESRAMSQKELAEKLNTSPGFICKIETDNKSMPEPTLERMSKLLKYPREFFYQEGEAYLPMSLNYRKRDHVSAKVLMPLEAQLNIYRLNTEIISHKIKLPVPNIPDLDLKKVGSEEQVAMQLRKAWKMPKGPITNLTELLEANGIIVISFDFGTERVDSRTILTKDKHPIIVVNKLHLADRQRFSLAYQLGHLVMHGHTLPSHDRDISHEANLFAAGLLMPENEMRKEFEKGVTIPLLGELKRKWKVSMISLLYRAADLGFFTENQKKYLLSQFNQLKIRRREPIELDFPKEKSILMRDLITKYKNVHKFTSKELAASLHLELEEFMAKYAE; encoded by the coding sequence ATGGTTGCTACCGAAATACAGATTAACCCTAAAATGGTCGTCCTGGCGCGGGAATCCAGGGCTATGTCGCAGAAGGAATTGGCTGAGAAGCTAAACACTTCTCCGGGCTTTATTTGCAAGATCGAGACGGATAATAAATCAATGCCTGAGCCTACCCTGGAGCGGATGAGCAAGCTGCTCAAATATCCCAGGGAATTCTTTTACCAGGAAGGAGAAGCCTACCTGCCGATGAGCCTGAATTACCGCAAACGGGATCACGTTTCGGCAAAGGTTCTGATGCCTTTGGAGGCTCAACTCAACATTTACAGGCTCAATACTGAAATCATCAGCCATAAGATCAAGCTCCCGGTTCCCAATATCCCTGATTTAGACTTGAAAAAGGTCGGCTCCGAAGAACAGGTAGCGATGCAATTGCGAAAAGCCTGGAAGATGCCGAAAGGCCCTATCACCAACCTTACAGAACTGCTGGAGGCCAATGGGATCATTGTTATTTCTTTCGATTTCGGAACTGAGCGTGTGGATAGCCGTACGATTCTTACCAAAGACAAGCATCCGATCATTGTAGTGAACAAACTGCACCTTGCCGACAGGCAGCGGTTCAGCCTGGCTTATCAGTTGGGCCACCTGGTCATGCACGGCCATACGCTTCCATCACATGACCGGGACATTTCGCACGAGGCAAACCTATTCGCAGCAGGCCTTTTGATGCCCGAAAACGAAATGCGAAAGGAATTTGAAAAAGGCGTTACCATTCCCTTGCTCGGAGAACTGAAGCGCAAATGGAAGGTTTCCATGATCTCGCTCCTGTACCGTGCTGCCGACCTGGGTTTTTTTACTGAGAACCAAAAGAAATACCTGCTTTCGCAATTCAACCAATTAAAAATACGCAGGCGCGAACCCATCGAGTTGGATTTTCCGAAAGAGAAATCCATTTTGATGCGCGACCTGATTACTAAATACAAGAACGTCCATAAATTCACTTCCAAAGAGCTGGCAGCATCGTTGCATCTGGAACTGGAGGAGTTTATGGCCAAATACGCTGAGTAA
- a CDS encoding strawberry notch C-terminal domain-containing protein: MKRPKKYFQKPETIFTLGVLREGEVPEVKLRLNRSSRKKHYGSVGRSQDAADFIRKVYRRGEIQLQEQFIVLYLNRANNIIGYYRHAVGGITGTVADIRIILAAALKSASTSIIVAHNHPSGNSRPSEADIELTKKIKESAATMEIQLLDHVIITADSYFSFADEGMLGTELNGFDTKLKFVERVEKDLANKVHYTKRSIEKLAATFGINDKNQVKELTELAIVRRARVLAHTPGRVKERYDSIVELYKSQVNLSHRTSQSILLQQYSTPAPIGFLAGIFVGADKGAMVFEPSAGNGLLTIAGDEKNIVVNEIDPFRRENLQTQGFKQVMKRDATSAFPEFYQKMDAVITNPPFGTLDTEAMFDTFPIRTLDHLMALRALDCMKDRGRAAIIIGGHTRWDDKGRIQAGRNRIFFNYLYSRYNVIDVINIDGSLYSRQGTSFDVRMILIDGRKRPARGAAPTKSSVIAETVKSFEALYERVTNAMKQNIPQLEKEALELQSQLGFPDLGSPYVPASAACVVLNTQVPDSMSFETQKALELIREEVGGDIDNFVRHRLGYRTKTELCKSLSAEQIDAVAMAIYNIEARSQGMIIGDQTGIGKGRVAASMIRYGVKQGLKPVFITEKANLFSDIYRDLAAIGSANLIPFIVNGRESKTDVKDEDGNVIHQALPANEQQRVFESRKVPGKYHFVLATYSQFNSPEKKPEKPGFLREIAQGNIMILDEAHNSSGSSNTGEFMQSVVADTKGVVFLSATFAKRADNMPIYAMKTAISDANMTKDELVEAIIRGGVALQEVLSSQLVAEGQMLRRERSFEGVEVNYITLDNLEQEHYAIADNITEILRDIISFQKHFVDKQVEELDKIAAAEGKEVELREGTSQAGVDSQPYFSKVFNVINQMLFSLKAEAVAERAIMRLKEGKKPIIAFASTMGSFIEQMENEKGVFVSDGDVINADFTEVLKRGLEGILRYTERDVDGNPIHKKFEISDLSVEAQVEYTRIMERIKAASTGITISPIDIVIKKIQDAGYSVAEVTGRKYELQINSKTSKGLVLQRKRINTNDAFRQFNNNEVDVLMINQSGSTGASAHAIPTAKVPASEVKQRVMIVLQAELDINTEVQKRGRINRTGQILKPIYDYVNSAIPAEKRLMMMLQKKLKSLDANTTSNQKQSTKILDVPDFLNKYGDKIVKEYLIENPAVNELLNDPLHLKTTKSDDKETVEDAAHKVSGRVAVLSTKMQQDFYNEIAERYNDFTEYLKQIGEYDLEVEAMDLQAERTGRSIIKMGKGGDSTFGDDSILETVKANVLKKPFSKTELENLLKESLGKMDAHALQAELQSEYEIFVAKRLEEETKEVNDKYDELIKEIPGEKKIQKIKSEKQRLDAINEREKELNDAREKQLEQTQTSFENRSQYLKRIFKYFHIGKRLSYPIQSYSEGQELILSTFLGFIIDKKKKNPYAPSAMKLRFAIANSSKYIAIPASYSDDITAIMGASTGVEDTGKEEFLADWEKAIKNNVTDRKTRHIITGNLLQAFSDFKGKLVSYTMKDGEVKKGILMPENWIPAEHIGDKVVVPIGKAITIIKSLANGAAIYTNNNIGIFRQGEGFKVIVPASRVKGGEIYLDRDILEIVDGNNFDKVSDKMVSTFPFKKIEPFIEILQDKFSSAITLTNFQFDMIKDEKHKRSSSRRKILAPPAEEENSDMMKIYELEAEALALELELMAA, translated from the coding sequence ATGAAGAGGCCGAAGAAATATTTTCAAAAACCTGAAACCATTTTCACTTTGGGAGTCTTGCGCGAAGGCGAGGTTCCTGAAGTGAAACTTCGGCTTAACCGCTCGTCCAGGAAAAAGCATTACGGATCAGTTGGCAGATCACAGGATGCAGCCGATTTCATTCGCAAAGTTTACAGGCGAGGCGAAATCCAGTTGCAGGAACAGTTCATTGTTCTCTATCTGAACAGGGCCAATAACATCATCGGGTATTACAGACACGCAGTTGGCGGGATCACGGGAACAGTAGCGGACATAAGAATCATCCTGGCGGCTGCTCTCAAGAGCGCAAGTACCTCCATTATCGTTGCCCATAACCATCCGAGCGGAAATTCCAGACCCAGCGAGGCAGACATTGAGTTGACTAAAAAAATAAAGGAGAGTGCGGCAACGATGGAAATACAACTGCTCGACCATGTAATCATTACGGCTGACAGTTATTTTTCATTTGCAGATGAAGGTATGCTTGGCACGGAGTTGAACGGCTTCGATACCAAGTTGAAGTTTGTGGAGAGGGTCGAAAAGGATTTGGCAAATAAAGTTCATTACACCAAGCGTTCCATTGAGAAACTTGCAGCCACATTCGGTATTAATGACAAGAACCAGGTCAAGGAACTTACCGAACTGGCCATTGTTCGCAGGGCAAGAGTTCTTGCTCATACACCTGGTAGAGTAAAGGAACGGTATGATTCCATTGTAGAGCTTTATAAAAGTCAGGTGAATCTGTCCCACCGCACCAGCCAAAGCATACTGCTTCAGCAATATTCTACGCCAGCTCCCATCGGATTCCTTGCAGGAATATTCGTAGGAGCCGATAAAGGAGCAATGGTATTTGAGCCAAGCGCGGGAAATGGCCTGCTTACTATCGCGGGAGATGAGAAAAATATCGTGGTCAATGAAATTGATCCTTTCCGTAGGGAGAACTTACAAACGCAAGGCTTTAAGCAGGTAATGAAACGTGATGCCACGAGTGCATTCCCGGAGTTCTATCAGAAGATGGATGCAGTCATTACCAATCCACCATTCGGAACGCTGGACACGGAGGCGATGTTCGACACTTTTCCGATCAGAACGCTGGATCACCTGATGGCTTTGCGTGCGCTGGACTGCATGAAGGATCGCGGCAGGGCTGCAATTATTATCGGGGGACATACGCGATGGGACGACAAGGGAAGGATTCAGGCCGGAAGGAATCGAATCTTTTTTAATTACCTGTACAGCCGATATAACGTCATAGATGTAATCAATATTGACGGCAGCCTCTATTCCCGCCAGGGAACTTCATTTGACGTGAGGATGATTCTTATTGACGGAAGGAAACGTCCGGCCAGAGGCGCAGCCCCGACTAAAAGCAGCGTGATCGCTGAAACTGTAAAATCATTTGAGGCACTATACGAAAGAGTAACCAATGCCATGAAACAAAATATACCACAGTTAGAAAAAGAGGCCCTGGAACTTCAAAGCCAGCTTGGTTTTCCTGATTTGGGATCTCCCTATGTTCCAGCTTCGGCAGCCTGCGTTGTGCTAAATACCCAGGTTCCCGATTCTATGAGCTTTGAAACGCAGAAAGCCCTGGAGCTGATCCGGGAAGAAGTTGGCGGGGATATTGACAATTTTGTGCGTCATCGCCTGGGTTACCGCACCAAAACAGAACTCTGCAAGTCTTTATCCGCAGAGCAGATTGATGCGGTTGCAATGGCTATCTACAATATCGAGGCGCGAAGCCAGGGAATGATTATCGGGGATCAGACAGGCATCGGCAAAGGTCGTGTGGCAGCTTCGATGATCCGTTACGGGGTAAAGCAGGGATTAAAGCCAGTTTTTATTACTGAAAAGGCCAATCTTTTCTCTGACATCTACCGCGACCTTGCGGCAATAGGCTCGGCCAACCTGATTCCGTTTATTGTGAACGGCAGGGAATCCAAAACAGATGTAAAAGACGAAGACGGCAATGTGATTCACCAGGCATTACCGGCTAATGAGCAGCAAAGGGTTTTTGAAAGCCGCAAAGTTCCCGGCAAGTATCACTTTGTACTTGCTACCTATTCTCAGTTCAATTCACCGGAGAAAAAACCGGAGAAGCCCGGCTTCCTGCGGGAAATTGCCCAGGGAAACATTATGATCCTGGATGAAGCTCATAACTCAAGCGGATCATCCAACACAGGAGAGTTCATGCAGTCTGTCGTGGCCGATACAAAGGGCGTGGTGTTTCTCTCGGCAACTTTCGCCAAACGAGCGGACAATATGCCCATCTACGCGATGAAGACTGCAATCTCAGATGCGAACATGACAAAGGATGAACTTGTAGAGGCCATTATCCGGGGAGGCGTGGCTTTGCAGGAGGTTTTATCCAGTCAGCTTGTAGCCGAAGGACAGATGCTTCGCAGGGAGCGTTCATTCGAGGGGGTGGAAGTGAATTACATCACGCTGGACAACTTGGAGCAGGAACACTACGCCATTGCCGATAACATTACGGAAATCCTCCGCGATATTATTTCCTTTCAAAAGCATTTCGTTGACAAGCAGGTTGAGGAGCTTGACAAAATAGCGGCTGCGGAGGGAAAGGAAGTGGAACTGCGTGAAGGAACTTCACAGGCCGGAGTTGATAGCCAACCTTATTTCTCAAAGGTCTTCAACGTCATTAACCAGATGCTTTTCTCCCTGAAAGCCGAAGCGGTTGCCGAAAGAGCGATCATGCGGCTCAAAGAAGGCAAGAAACCCATCATTGCATTTGCTTCCACAATGGGCAGTTTCATTGAGCAAATGGAAAATGAAAAAGGCGTGTTCGTTTCGGATGGAGATGTTATCAATGCTGACTTCACCGAAGTTCTCAAGCGCGGACTTGAAGGAATTCTGCGCTATACGGAGCGGGATGTAGATGGAAACCCCATTCACAAAAAGTTTGAGATTTCGGATTTATCGGTAGAAGCCCAGGTAGAGTACACTCGGATCATGGAGAGGATAAAAGCGGCTTCCACCGGGATCACCATTTCTCCGATTGATATTGTCATAAAGAAAATCCAGGACGCAGGATATTCCGTTGCCGAAGTAACCGGAAGGAAATACGAACTCCAAATCAATTCAAAAACAAGCAAGGGGCTGGTGCTTCAGCGCAAACGCATCAACACCAATGATGCTTTCCGTCAATTCAACAACAACGAAGTGGATGTGTTGATGATTAATCAGTCCGGCAGCACGGGTGCATCGGCTCATGCAATTCCTACTGCGAAGGTTCCGGCCTCGGAAGTAAAACAGCGTGTAATGATCGTGCTTCAGGCAGAGCTTGACATCAATACCGAAGTGCAGAAGCGCGGTCGCATTAACCGCACGGGTCAAATTCTAAAACCGATTTACGACTATGTGAACTCTGCAATACCAGCAGAGAAGCGGCTGATGATGATGCTTCAGAAGAAACTCAAGTCCCTGGATGCAAATACTACCTCCAATCAAAAGCAAAGCACTAAAATTCTTGATGTGCCGGATTTCCTGAATAAATACGGAGATAAGATCGTGAAGGAATACCTGATCGAGAATCCCGCAGTAAACGAACTGCTCAATGATCCCCTTCACCTGAAAACAACCAAAAGTGATGACAAGGAAACGGTGGAAGATGCAGCGCACAAGGTCTCCGGACGAGTAGCCGTTCTTTCCACCAAAATGCAGCAGGACTTCTACAATGAAATTGCGGAGCGGTACAATGACTTTACCGAATACCTCAAACAGATAGGCGAATATGATCTGGAAGTGGAGGCAATGGATTTGCAAGCAGAGCGTACCGGCAGGAGCATTATCAAGATGGGCAAAGGCGGTGACAGCACTTTCGGAGATGACAGCATCCTGGAAACGGTAAAAGCTAACGTGCTGAAAAAACCTTTCTCAAAAACGGAGTTGGAGAACCTGCTTAAAGAATCGCTCGGCAAAATGGACGCTCATGCGTTACAGGCAGAGCTTCAGAGCGAATATGAAATCTTCGTTGCTAAACGCCTGGAGGAAGAAACGAAAGAAGTGAATGATAAATATGATGAACTGATAAAGGAGATTCCAGGTGAAAAGAAAATTCAGAAGATCAAAAGCGAAAAGCAAAGGCTTGATGCTATAAATGAACGCGAGAAAGAGCTCAACGATGCAAGAGAGAAACAGCTTGAGCAAACGCAAACCTCATTTGAAAATCGTTCGCAGTATCTAAAGCGGATATTCAAATACTTCCATATCGGTAAGAGGCTGAGTTATCCCATTCAGTCATATAGTGAAGGGCAGGAACTCATCCTTTCAACCTTTTTGGGATTCATTATAGACAAGAAAAAGAAGAATCCGTACGCACCCAGCGCGATGAAGCTGCGCTTTGCCATTGCAAACAGCAGCAAGTACATCGCTATTCCTGCCAGCTATTCGGATGACATTACAGCCATCATGGGAGCCAGCACAGGGGTTGAGGACACAGGGAAGGAAGAATTCCTGGCTGATTGGGAAAAGGCTATTAAGAACAATGTAACGGACCGCAAGACCCGGCATATCATAACCGGAAACCTGCTCCAAGCGTTCAGCGATTTCAAGGGAAAGCTGGTGAGCTATACTATGAAGGATGGAGAGGTCAAGAAGGGAATCCTGATGCCTGAGAACTGGATTCCAGCAGAGCATATCGGAGATAAAGTGGTTGTTCCTATTGGTAAAGCGATCACGATTATAAAATCCCTGGCTAACGGTGCTGCTATCTACACCAATAATAACATCGGGATATTCCGGCAGGGCGAAGGGTTCAAGGTGATCGTACCTGCTTCGCGTGTTAAGGGCGGAGAAATTTACCTGGATAGAGATATTCTGGAGATCGTGGACGGGAACAATTTCGATAAGGTTTCAGATAAAATGGTCTCTACGTTTCCTTTCAAAAAGATTGAACCCTTTATTGAAATCCTCCAGGACAAATTCAGTTCCGCCATAACCCTCACCAACTTCCAGTTTGATATGATAAAGGATGAAAAGCACAAGCGCAGTTCGTCCCGAAGGAAGATTCTGGCTCCTCCGGCAGAGGAAGAAAATAGCGACATGATGAAAATATATGAGCTGGAAGCAGAAGCCCTGGCTCTTGAACTCGAACTAATGGCAGCATAA
- a CDS encoding helix-turn-helix transcriptional regulator has protein sequence MKSLGEQIRELRESQDIPLRIVSAFLDVDPAILSKIERGQRRATKEQVIKLAGYFKVDEDDLVVAWLSDKIVYEVEDEEQAIKALHVAEEKVKYKSRLIKK, from the coding sequence ATGAAAAGTCTCGGTGAGCAGATCAGGGAGCTACGCGAATCCCAGGATATACCTTTACGCATTGTATCCGCTTTTCTGGATGTTGACCCGGCCATCCTGAGCAAGATCGAACGCGGGCAACGCAGGGCCACAAAGGAGCAGGTTATAAAACTTGCCGGTTATTTTAAGGTAGATGAAGACGATCTTGTTGTTGCCTGGCTATCCGACAAAATCGTGTATGAAGTGGAAGACGAGGAACAGGCAATAAAAGCCCTGCACGTAGCCGAGGAAAAAGTTAAATACAAATCAAGATTAATAAAGAAATAA
- a CDS encoding N-acetylmuramoyl-L-alanine amidase: MRKIKYIVVHCTATEPTATVEAIKKYWKEVRKWDKPGYHYLILRDGEIMQLLDEKEVSYGAYGHNQDSVHISYIGGIDKSGNPVDNRSTLQKHAMFDKLVELSEKYPQAQILGHRDFQGVKKACPSFDVREWLRNYEPDLKQAA; encoded by the coding sequence ATGAGAAAGATCAAGTACATCGTGGTGCATTGCACCGCAACAGAGCCGACAGCCACAGTTGAGGCGATAAAAAAATACTGGAAAGAAGTACGCAAATGGGATAAGCCAGGCTACCATTACCTGATCCTGCGTGACGGGGAAATCATGCAACTCCTGGACGAAAAGGAAGTTTCCTATGGAGCTTATGGCCATAACCAGGATTCCGTGCATATCTCTTATATCGGAGGAATTGATAAGAGCGGAAACCCGGTGGACAACCGTTCCACACTTCAGAAACACGCGATGTTCGACAAGCTGGTTGAACTGAGCGAAAAATATCCCCAGGCTCAGATACTCGGCCACCGAGATTTTCAGGGAGTGAAAAAAGCCTGTCCTTCTTTCGATGTAAGAGAATGGCTCCGCAATTACGAACCCGATCTCAAACAAGCCGCCTGA
- a CDS encoding recombinase family protein, whose translation MNTEVQAALNHKFGRKSKTTIKKVDSRMVIKYTRVSGKKQFDTNESIDNQNKAIEEFAKRFKLQIVAGFGATYESAKTDERKEFQRMIEFCKRSKGKISTILVYKMTRFSRTGGKAISIADELRSKYGIHIIAVTEPIDTSNSNGVLFQEMQLIFAKWDNVQRQQVTHAGLKSKYEQGEWCIPAPVGYDTVKINGERKIVLNEYGKKLRKAWEWKLEGYKNEEIIKMLEKIGVKTYKQRIYKIFKNPFYAGLIAHGILDGKVVEGKHEPMVSKEVFYKVNDIRLSSTKYGVPHKRENEGVPLKVFLKCADCNEPLTGYIVKKKNLYYYKCRKVGCKCNKSAKDMHKLFLEELGKYQVKESLIDAIIWKLEHDYNEANKDSSEKEIRFQKQLGELENGLVVLEEKFYVKEEMTREVFERLTSKLAGDREKMLAELTKVGVAISNLGGKLKQAVNFCLNLTSLWAQGGLNLREKLQKLVFPSGLAYDKNLGAFRTVKINSVIAEIARLSGSFGEEEKGLPPFLSWKSLFA comes from the coding sequence ATGAATACAGAAGTACAAGCGGCTTTGAATCACAAGTTCGGGCGAAAGAGTAAAACCACGATTAAAAAAGTGGATTCGCGTATGGTCATTAAGTACACACGGGTGTCGGGCAAAAAACAGTTTGATACGAACGAATCCATAGATAACCAAAACAAGGCGATTGAAGAATTTGCCAAGAGATTCAAGTTGCAAATCGTAGCGGGCTTTGGTGCAACATATGAGAGCGCAAAGACCGATGAGCGAAAAGAATTTCAACGCATGATCGAGTTCTGCAAACGGAGTAAGGGAAAGATCAGCACTATCTTAGTCTATAAAATGACGAGGTTCAGCCGCACTGGAGGCAAAGCTATTTCTATTGCTGATGAACTGAGAAGCAAGTATGGCATTCACATTATTGCTGTAACCGAACCTATTGATACTTCTAACAGCAATGGTGTTCTCTTTCAGGAAATGCAACTCATCTTCGCAAAATGGGACAACGTACAACGACAACAGGTAACTCATGCCGGTTTGAAGTCAAAGTATGAGCAAGGGGAATGGTGTATTCCAGCCCCTGTCGGATATGATACGGTCAAGATCAATGGAGAGAGAAAGATCGTGTTGAATGAATACGGCAAGAAGCTCCGAAAGGCTTGGGAATGGAAGCTGGAGGGGTATAAGAACGAAGAGATCATTAAGATGCTGGAAAAGATCGGTGTGAAAACCTACAAGCAGCGTATTTATAAAATCTTTAAAAATCCATTTTACGCTGGTCTAATCGCACACGGAATTTTGGACGGCAAGGTGGTTGAAGGTAAACACGAGCCAATGGTGAGCAAGGAAGTGTTTTATAAGGTTAATGACATTCGCCTTAGCTCCACAAAATATGGAGTACCGCATAAAAGGGAGAACGAGGGAGTGCCGCTGAAGGTGTTTCTAAAATGTGCGGATTGCAACGAACCCTTAACAGGCTACATCGTTAAGAAAAAGAATCTTTATTACTACAAGTGCCGCAAAGTAGGATGCAAGTGTAATAAAAGCGCAAAGGATATGCACAAACTGTTCCTGGAGGAGTTGGGAAAGTATCAAGTGAAGGAATCCCTTATAGATGCTATTATATGGAAGCTGGAGCATGATTATAATGAAGCTAATAAGGATAGCTCTGAAAAGGAAATACGCTTCCAAAAGCAATTAGGAGAGCTGGAAAACGGCTTGGTTGTGCTGGAAGAAAAATTCTATGTCAAGGAAGAAATGACCAGGGAAGTTTTTGAACGCCTAACGAGCAAACTGGCGGGTGATCGGGAGAAAATGCTCGCAGAGTTGACTAAAGTGGGGGTTGCCATTTCGAACCTCGGAGGAAAACTCAAGCAAGCAGTAAATTTCTGCCTGAATCTCACCTCATTATGGGCGCAGGGAGGATTGAACTTACGGGAGAAATTGCAGAAACTTGTCTTTCCTTCCGGTTTAGCCTATGACAAGAATTTAGGCGCATTTCGAACCGTAAAAATAAATTCGGTAATTGCTGAAATCGCTCGATTATCAGGCAGTTTTGGGGAAGAAGAAAAGGGACTTCCCCCTTTTTTAAGTTGGAAGTCCCTTTTTGCGGA